A stretch of Saccharothrix texasensis DNA encodes these proteins:
- the efeO gene encoding iron uptake system protein EfeO — protein sequence MPVHPAARTGTIRTGAIRTAALGALLLLATACGDEAAPAGAGGPIAVEASDDACKVARTSADTGNVTFEVTNKGSKVTEFYLFAEGDRILGEVENIGPGLTRRLIVEVTEAGKLQTACKPGMKGDGIRGEFTVSGEGRKSTDADAKLAEATKGYQRYVTSQADSLLAKTTEFVDAVKAGDVDEAKALFPVARTYWERVEPVAESFGDLDPKIDGREDVLEEGAEFTGFHRLEKDLWQDGLKADSPAVADRLLTDVKDVVTRAKAVELTPLQLANGAKELLDEVATGKITGEEDRYSHTDLWDFRANVDGSQAAVAALRPVIEERDAALVASVDEKFEALDGLLEEHRAGDGFKLYTELSEDEVKALAAAVDALGEPISKVAEVVSR from the coding sequence GTGCCCGTCCACCCCGCCGCCCGCACCGGAACCATCCGCACCGGAGCCATCCGCACCGCCGCCCTCGGCGCCCTGCTGCTGCTCGCCACCGCCTGCGGCGACGAGGCCGCGCCCGCCGGCGCCGGCGGACCGATCGCCGTCGAGGCCTCCGACGACGCCTGCAAGGTCGCCCGCACCTCCGCGGACACCGGCAACGTGACCTTCGAGGTCACCAACAAGGGCAGCAAGGTCACCGAGTTCTACCTGTTCGCCGAAGGCGACCGGATCCTCGGCGAGGTGGAGAACATCGGCCCCGGCCTCACCCGGCGGCTGATCGTGGAGGTCACCGAGGCCGGCAAGCTCCAGACCGCGTGCAAGCCCGGCATGAAGGGCGACGGCATCCGCGGCGAGTTCACCGTGTCGGGCGAGGGCCGCAAGTCCACCGACGCGGACGCGAAGCTCGCCGAGGCGACCAAGGGCTACCAGCGGTACGTCACCTCCCAGGCCGACAGCCTGCTCGCCAAGACCACCGAGTTCGTCGACGCGGTCAAGGCGGGCGACGTCGACGAGGCCAAGGCGCTGTTCCCGGTGGCCCGCACCTACTGGGAGCGCGTCGAGCCCGTCGCGGAGAGCTTCGGCGACCTCGACCCCAAGATCGACGGCCGGGAGGACGTCCTCGAGGAGGGCGCCGAGTTCACCGGCTTCCACCGGCTGGAGAAGGACCTGTGGCAGGACGGCCTGAAGGCCGACTCCCCCGCCGTCGCCGACCGGCTGCTCACCGACGTCAAGGACGTCGTGACCCGGGCGAAGGCCGTCGAGCTGACCCCGTTGCAGCTGGCCAACGGCGCGAAGGAGCTGCTGGACGAGGTCGCCACCGGCAAGATCACCGGCGAGGAGGACCGCTACTCGCACACCGACCTGTGGGACTTCCGGGCCAACGTGGACGGCTCGCAGGCGGCCGTCGCGGCGCTGCGGCCGGTGATCGAGGAGCGGGACGCGGCACTGGTCGCGTCCGTGGACGAGAAGTTCGAGGCGCTCGACGGGCTGCTGGAGGAGCACCGCGCGGGCGACGGCTTCAAGCTGTACACCGAGCTGTCCGAGGACGAGGTCAAGGCGCTGGCCGCGGCGGTCGACGCGCTCGGCGAGCCGATCAGCAAGGTCGCGGAGGTGGTGTCGCGGTGA
- a CDS encoding FtsB family cell division protein, producing MARREREPRRGREATPRSRPARAQSRTGQARGGEPRQGAPRKPEPRKGKAAARKPQSRARTRAGAGTGGAFGMTGTRRAALLAMVVCALALSIAVPLRTYLAQREELRGVTASQETLRAEVGQLERRKRELADPAHVEAEARRRLHYVRPGETPYIVQLPGDAERELDQQRPATKPAEDKAWYEQLWDSAAAR from the coding sequence ATGGCACGACGGGAACGGGAACCCCGGCGTGGTCGCGAGGCCACGCCGAGGTCCCGCCCTGCCCGGGCGCAGTCCCGGACCGGGCAGGCCCGCGGGGGCGAGCCGCGCCAGGGCGCCCCCCGCAAGCCGGAACCCCGCAAGGGCAAGGCGGCGGCCCGCAAACCGCAGTCCAGGGCCCGGACCAGGGCTGGCGCGGGCACGGGCGGCGCGTTCGGCATGACCGGCACGCGGCGGGCCGCGCTGCTGGCGATGGTGGTGTGCGCGCTGGCGCTGAGCATCGCCGTGCCGCTGCGCACGTACCTGGCGCAGCGCGAGGAGCTGCGCGGCGTCACCGCCTCGCAGGAGACGCTGCGCGCCGAGGTCGGGCAGCTGGAGCGGCGCAAGCGGGAACTGGCCGACCCGGCGCACGTCGAGGCCGAGGCGCGGCGCAGGCTGCACTACGTGCGGCCCGGCGAGACGCCCTACATCGTGCAGCTCCCCGGCGACGCGGAACGTGAACTGGACCAACAGCGACCGGCGACCAAACCGGCCGAGGACAAGGCGTGGTACGAGCAGTTGTGGGATTCGGCGGCGGCGCGATGA
- a CDS encoding Ppx/GppA phosphatase family protein has product MARVAAIDCGTNSIRLLVADVTTSDTGERWLRDVHREMRVVRLGQGVDATGELHPDAIDRTRAALVDYTNVLRRKGTERVRMVATSATRDATNKAAFFDMTREVLGVEAEVITGDEEARLSFTGAVSDLDADEGPFLVSDIGGGSTELVLGTWDGVRGEVEAARSVDIGCVRLTERCLHDDPPTEAQVEQAVDVTREVLAEAFAAVPTGKAKTWIGVAGTVTTLVALAKELPRYEPEEIHLARLGLDRIREITAKLLTMGHDERAALGPMHPGRVDVICGGALVVRTLADHLEAQGVTELVASEHDILDGIAFALA; this is encoded by the coding sequence ATGGCACGCGTAGCCGCGATCGACTGCGGGACCAACTCGATCCGCCTCCTGGTCGCCGATGTGACCACATCGGACACTGGTGAACGGTGGTTGAGGGACGTGCACCGGGAGATGAGGGTTGTCCGGCTCGGCCAAGGGGTCGACGCGACCGGCGAGCTGCACCCCGACGCGATCGACCGCACCCGGGCCGCGCTGGTCGACTACACGAACGTCCTGCGCCGCAAGGGAACCGAGCGCGTGCGGATGGTGGCGACGTCGGCGACGCGCGACGCCACGAACAAGGCCGCCTTCTTCGACATGACCCGGGAGGTGCTCGGCGTGGAGGCCGAGGTCATCACGGGTGACGAAGAAGCCCGGCTGTCCTTCACGGGAGCGGTGTCCGACCTGGACGCGGACGAAGGTCCCTTCCTGGTCTCCGACATCGGCGGCGGGTCGACCGAGTTGGTGCTGGGCACGTGGGACGGCGTGCGCGGCGAGGTCGAGGCCGCCCGCTCGGTCGACATCGGCTGCGTGCGGCTCACCGAGCGCTGCCTGCACGACGACCCGCCGACCGAAGCGCAGGTCGAGCAGGCCGTCGACGTCACCCGCGAGGTGCTGGCCGAGGCGTTCGCCGCCGTGCCGACCGGCAAGGCCAAGACCTGGATCGGGGTGGCCGGCACGGTCACGACCCTCGTCGCGCTGGCGAAGGAACTGCCGAGGTACGAACCGGAGGAGATCCACCTCGCCCGGCTCGGCCTCGACCGGATCCGCGAGATCACCGCGAAGCTGCTCACCATGGGTCACGACGAGCGCGCCGCGCTCGGCCCGATGCACCCCGGCCGGGTCGACGTGATCTGCGGCGGCGCGCTGGTCGTGCGCACGCTCGCCGACCACCTGGAGGCGCAGGGCGTCACGGAGCTCGTCGCCAGCGAGCACGACATCCTCGACGGCATCGCGTTCGCCCTCGCCTGA
- a CDS encoding tetratricopeptide repeat protein, with the protein MTDGTFEAFRRAEALLAQRRPLEALRELRVVLDAAPDQVGVQLLAGRAYLGSAQLTRAEAAFRKVLDLDPSDHYARFALGRTLQRQSRLTEALTQLRMAAAMNPSPEYQEALGEVSARLAVERDR; encoded by the coding sequence ATGACGGACGGCACCTTCGAGGCGTTCCGCCGAGCCGAGGCGCTGCTCGCCCAACGCCGACCGCTGGAGGCGCTGCGCGAGCTGCGAGTCGTGCTCGACGCGGCGCCGGACCAAGTGGGCGTGCAGCTGCTCGCGGGTCGGGCCTACCTGGGTTCGGCCCAGCTCACGCGCGCCGAGGCGGCGTTCCGGAAGGTGCTCGACCTGGACCCCAGCGATCACTACGCGAGGTTCGCGCTCGGCCGGACGTTGCAGCGGCAGAGCCGGTTGACCGAGGCGTTGACGCAGTTGCGGATGGCGGCGGCGATGAACCCGTCGCCGGAGTACCAGGAAGCGTTGGGCGAGGTCAGCGCCCGACTCGCGGTGGAACGGGACCGATGA
- the eno gene encoding phosphopyruvate hydratase, producing the protein MAVIEQVGAREILDSRGNPTVEVEVALDDGTLERAAVPSGASTGEHEAVELRDGDAKRYLGKGVERAVTAVLDEIGPELVGIEAVEQRVVDQKLVDLDGTPDKSRLGANAILGVSLAVAKAAAASSGLELFRYIGGPNAHVLPVPMLNILNGGAHADTDVDIQEFMIAPIGAETFREALRWGAETYHALKSVLKSKGLGTGLGDEGGFAPSLSSNRDALDLILVAIEKAGFTPGRDIALALDVAATEFYADGAYTFEKTKRSAEQMTGYYTELVDAYPMVSIEDPLSEDDWDGWVQMTAELGERVQIVGDDLFVTNPERLEEGISRRAANALLVKVNQIGTLSETLDAVALATSYGYKSMMSHRSGETEDTTIADLAVAVGAGQIKTGAPARGERTAKYNQLLRIEEALGDAARYAGDLAFPRYTPES; encoded by the coding sequence GTGGCGGTCATCGAGCAGGTCGGCGCCCGCGAGATCCTGGACTCGCGAGGCAACCCGACCGTCGAGGTAGAGGTGGCGCTGGACGACGGCACGCTGGAGCGCGCCGCGGTCCCGTCCGGGGCGTCGACCGGCGAGCACGAGGCGGTCGAGCTGAGGGACGGCGACGCCAAGCGCTACCTGGGCAAGGGCGTCGAGCGCGCGGTCACGGCGGTGCTCGACGAGATCGGTCCCGAGCTGGTCGGCATCGAGGCCGTCGAGCAGCGGGTGGTCGACCAGAAGCTGGTCGACCTGGACGGCACGCCGGACAAGTCCCGCCTGGGCGCGAACGCCATCCTCGGCGTGTCGCTCGCGGTGGCGAAGGCGGCGGCGGCGTCCAGCGGCCTCGAGCTGTTCCGCTACATCGGCGGCCCGAACGCGCACGTGCTGCCGGTGCCGATGCTGAACATCCTCAACGGTGGCGCGCACGCCGACACCGACGTGGACATCCAGGAGTTCATGATCGCGCCGATCGGCGCGGAGACCTTCCGCGAGGCGCTGCGCTGGGGCGCGGAGACCTACCACGCGCTCAAGTCGGTGCTGAAGTCGAAGGGCCTGGGCACGGGCCTCGGCGACGAGGGCGGCTTCGCGCCGTCCCTGTCGAGCAACCGGGACGCGCTCGACCTGATCCTGGTCGCGATCGAGAAGGCGGGCTTCACGCCGGGCCGCGACATCGCGCTGGCGCTGGACGTGGCCGCCACGGAGTTCTACGCCGACGGCGCCTACACGTTCGAGAAGACCAAGCGCAGCGCCGAGCAGATGACCGGCTACTACACCGAGCTGGTCGACGCCTACCCGATGGTGTCGATCGAGGACCCGCTGTCCGAGGACGACTGGGACGGCTGGGTGCAGATGACGGCCGAGCTGGGCGAGCGCGTGCAGATCGTCGGCGACGACCTGTTCGTGACCAACCCGGAGCGGCTGGAGGAGGGCATCTCCCGCCGCGCGGCCAACGCGCTGCTGGTGAAGGTCAACCAGATCGGCACGCTGTCCGAGACGCTGGACGCGGTCGCGCTGGCCACCTCCTACGGCTACAAGTCGATGATGTCCCACCGGTCCGGCGAGACCGAGGACACCACGATCGCCGACCTGGCCGTCGCCGTCGGCGCGGGCCAGATCAAGACCGGCGCGCCCGCCCGCGGCGAGCGCACCGCGAAGTACAACCAGCTCCTGCGCATCGAGGAGGCCCTGGGCGACGCCGCGCGCTACGCGGGCGACCTGGCCTTCCCGCGGTACACGCCGGAGAGCTGA
- a CDS encoding peptide ABC transporter substrate-binding protein, which yields MSGARLTPSTATAAVALVLAATACGSAETPTGSNTDAGITIFNTEPENPLIPGNTTETGGSRVLDPMFTGLVEYRAQDAQPVNAMAESIETTDSKVFTVKLKQGWLFHDGTPVTANSFVDAWNWTAYGPNATQGASFFSQIEGYAAVNPADPDGPDGEQKPPAPTAEELSGLEVVDDHTFTITLSEPFAVFPVTVGYEVFAPLPESFFKDRAAFEANPIGNGPFKYVSRTVGTDIKLTRYDDYKGTDKPKFKDLTLKVYQSRESAYADLVSNNLDFMEELPPNALAGKQYETDLGDRVVQRETLNNQTIAFPFYTKPYDNADLRRAISMAIDREEITKRIFEGTRKPADGWVHPLMKGYRPGQCGEYCAFNPAKAKEALAKSGYTGEIVLLSNTDGGHQEWAEAVVNSVKNTLGIEARFVPSTSFGEFRQNVNARKMTGIYRSGWIADYPSIENWLTPLFRTGASSNDGLYSNPAFDAKLAEADKAPSEDAAIELYLEAERMMAPDLPSIPLWTQNTIAGRSERLKVANLDPFRTLDLFSVEVA from the coding sequence ATGTCCGGTGCACGATTAACCCCCTCAACGGCGACCGCCGCCGTGGCGCTCGTCCTGGCGGCCACGGCCTGCGGTTCGGCGGAGACGCCGACCGGCTCGAACACCGACGCCGGCATCACGATCTTCAACACCGAGCCGGAGAACCCCCTCATCCCGGGCAACACCACCGAGACCGGCGGCAGCCGCGTCCTCGACCCGATGTTCACCGGCCTGGTCGAGTACCGCGCGCAGGACGCGCAGCCGGTCAACGCGATGGCCGAGTCGATCGAGACCACCGACTCGAAGGTGTTCACCGTCAAGCTCAAGCAGGGCTGGCTGTTCCACGACGGCACCCCGGTCACCGCGAACAGCTTCGTGGACGCCTGGAACTGGACCGCCTACGGGCCCAACGCCACCCAGGGCGCCAGCTTCTTCTCCCAGATCGAGGGCTACGCCGCCGTCAACCCGGCCGACCCCGACGGCCCGGACGGCGAGCAGAAACCGCCGGCCCCGACCGCCGAGGAGTTGTCGGGCCTCGAAGTCGTCGACGACCACACGTTCACCATCACGCTGTCCGAACCGTTCGCGGTGTTCCCGGTGACCGTCGGCTACGAGGTGTTCGCCCCGCTGCCCGAGTCCTTCTTCAAGGACCGCGCCGCGTTCGAGGCGAACCCGATCGGCAACGGCCCGTTCAAGTACGTCTCCCGCACGGTCGGCACCGACATCAAGCTGACCCGCTACGACGACTACAAGGGCACCGACAAGCCGAAGTTCAAAGACCTGACGCTGAAGGTGTACCAGAGCCGCGAGTCGGCCTACGCCGACCTGGTGTCGAACAACCTGGACTTCATGGAGGAGCTGCCGCCCAACGCGCTGGCGGGCAAGCAGTACGAGACCGACCTCGGAGACCGGGTCGTGCAGCGGGAGACGCTGAACAACCAGACCATCGCGTTCCCGTTCTACACCAAGCCCTACGACAACGCGGACCTGCGGCGCGCGATCTCCATGGCGATCGACCGCGAGGAGATCACCAAGCGGATCTTCGAGGGCACCCGCAAGCCCGCGGACGGCTGGGTGCACCCGCTGATGAAGGGCTACCGGCCCGGCCAGTGCGGCGAGTACTGCGCGTTCAACCCGGCCAAGGCCAAGGAAGCGCTCGCCAAGTCCGGCTACACGGGGGAGATCGTGCTGCTGTCCAACACCGACGGCGGCCACCAGGAGTGGGCCGAGGCGGTCGTCAACAGCGTCAAGAACACCCTCGGCATCGAGGCGCGGTTCGTGCCGTCGACCAGCTTCGGCGAGTTCCGGCAGAACGTGAACGCGCGCAAGATGACCGGCATCTACCGGTCGGGCTGGATCGCCGACTACCCGTCGATCGAGAACTGGCTGACGCCGCTGTTCCGCACGGGCGCGTCGTCCAACGACGGGCTGTACTCCAACCCGGCGTTCGACGCGAAGCTCGCCGAAGCCGACAAGGCGCCCAGCGAGGACGCGGCGATCGAGCTGTACCTCGAAGCCGAGCGGATGATGGCCCCCGACCTGCCGTCGATCCCGCTGTGGACGCAGAACACCATCGCGGGCCGGTCCGAGCGGCTCAAGGTGGCCAACCTCGACCCGTTCCGCACGCTCGACCTCTTCTCGGTGGAAGTGGCCTGA
- a CDS encoding alpha/beta fold hydrolase, translating into MVHVARGGDGPLLVLLHGLGATGSVWRGAAETWPGAWLAVDLPGHGRSAPAARYSFGSLAASVAAAVGSGPVAVLGHSLGGVVALTLASGWFGVDVRAVGGLGVKLRWTPEELARAAALAAKPARVFPTREEASAWASKLAGVPVADGVTETGGGWRAALDPAAFGVGEPDVAGLLAVAKAPVVLAAGETDPMCPPEHLLAARADGLVLPGVGHNAHVERPASVKPVLDRLHGALVS; encoded by the coding sequence GTGGTTCACGTGGCGCGGGGTGGGGACGGACCGCTGCTGGTGCTGCTGCACGGGCTCGGCGCGACCGGGTCGGTGTGGCGCGGAGCTGCGGAAACGTGGCCCGGGGCGTGGCTGGCGGTCGACCTGCCCGGTCACGGCCGGTCGGCGCCGGCGGCGCGGTACTCGTTCGGCTCGCTGGCGGCTTCGGTGGCCGCCGCGGTCGGTTCGGGCCCGGTGGCGGTGCTCGGCCACTCGTTGGGCGGCGTGGTGGCGTTGACGCTGGCCAGCGGCTGGTTCGGGGTGGACGTGCGGGCGGTCGGCGGGCTCGGGGTCAAGCTGCGGTGGACGCCCGAGGAGCTGGCGCGGGCGGCGGCGCTGGCCGCGAAGCCCGCGCGGGTGTTCCCGACCCGCGAGGAGGCCTCGGCGTGGGCGTCGAAGCTGGCCGGCGTGCCGGTGGCGGACGGCGTGACCGAGACCGGCGGCGGGTGGCGCGCGGCGCTGGACCCGGCGGCGTTCGGGGTGGGCGAGCCGGACGTGGCGGGGCTGCTGGCGGTGGCGAAGGCGCCGGTCGTGCTGGCGGCGGGCGAGACCGACCCCATGTGCCCGCCGGAGCACCTGCTGGCGGCGCGGGCGGACGGCCTGGTGCTGCCCGGCGTGGGCCACAACGCCCACGTGGAGCGGCCGGCGTCGGTCAAGCCGGTGCTCGACCGGCTGCACGGCGCTCTCGTGTCGTGA
- a CDS encoding lytic transglycosylase domain-containing protein, which produces MVVPPPPKTSKPEPRPGRGRAGDLFGRLVLVLILLAVVAGGAWALATFNRSGPGQAADPPFPVPFLAVEPGAAAPGPGGEAPPAGQPQSTTDPLGAWAAALSDKTDIPVRALRAYAIADMAMRTQAPACRVSWATLAGIGRIESHHGTIGGLRLGEDGRPSRPIIGIPLDGSPGVKAIADSDGGTLDGDTRWDRAVGPMQFIPTTWARYAVRANGDGQDPDPQNIDDAALAAARYLCSGGRDLGTGAGWWAAVLAYNNSTEYGQNVYSGADAYARAGNEG; this is translated from the coding sequence GTGGTCGTCCCGCCGCCGCCCAAGACGTCGAAGCCCGAACCGCGCCCCGGCCGCGGTCGGGCCGGCGACCTCTTCGGTCGCCTGGTCCTGGTGCTGATCCTGCTCGCCGTGGTGGCGGGCGGGGCGTGGGCGCTGGCCACCTTCAACCGCTCGGGACCCGGGCAGGCCGCCGACCCGCCGTTCCCGGTGCCGTTCCTGGCGGTCGAGCCCGGCGCCGCCGCGCCCGGTCCGGGCGGCGAGGCGCCACCGGCCGGGCAGCCGCAGTCGACGACCGACCCGCTCGGCGCGTGGGCGGCGGCGTTGTCGGACAAGACCGACATCCCGGTCCGCGCCCTGCGCGCGTACGCCATCGCGGACATGGCCATGCGGACGCAGGCCCCGGCGTGCCGGGTGTCCTGGGCGACGCTGGCCGGCATCGGCCGCATCGAGTCGCACCACGGCACGATCGGCGGCCTGCGCCTCGGCGAGGACGGCCGGCCGTCACGCCCGATCATCGGCATCCCGCTGGACGGCTCGCCGGGCGTGAAGGCGATCGCCGACAGCGACGGCGGCACGCTCGACGGCGACACCCGCTGGGACCGCGCGGTCGGCCCGATGCAGTTCATCCCGACCACGTGGGCCCGCTACGCGGTGCGCGCGAACGGCGACGGGCAGGACCCCGACCCGCAGAACATCGACGACGCCGCCCTGGCCGCCGCCCGCTACCTCTGCTCGGGCGGACGCGACCTGGGCACCGGCGCGGGCTGGTGGGCGGCCGTGCTGGCCTACAACAACTCGACCGAGTACGGCCAGAACGTCTACAGCGGGGCCGACGCCTACGCCCGCGCCGGCAACGAGGGCTGA
- the efeU gene encoding iron uptake transporter permease EfeU — translation MLVSNGLIGLREGLEAALVVSILVAFLVKTDRRSRLPHVWWGVGAAVALSVLVGAVITFTTASMTFQQQEAFGGGMSLLAVAFVTGMIFWMRSTARTIAAELRGKLDRALDVGPAAVVTLAFLAVGREGLETAVFFYSSVQSAGDTVQPMIGFLVGIGVAVALAHLLYRGAIRFDLGKFFTWTGALLVFVAAGVLAYGLHDLQEAAILPGLDTLAFDLSETVPEDSWFGALLKGIFNYSQRTTVLQAVAWTAYVAIVLPLFLIRPRVAAKS, via the coding sequence GTGCTCGTCAGCAACGGGCTCATCGGGCTGCGCGAAGGGCTGGAAGCAGCACTGGTCGTCAGCATCCTGGTGGCCTTCCTGGTCAAGACCGACCGCCGGTCGCGCCTGCCCCACGTCTGGTGGGGCGTCGGCGCCGCCGTCGCGCTGTCGGTCCTGGTCGGCGCGGTCATCACCTTCACCACCGCCTCGATGACGTTCCAGCAGCAGGAGGCGTTCGGCGGCGGGATGTCGCTGCTGGCGGTCGCCTTCGTCACCGGGATGATCTTCTGGATGCGGTCGACGGCCCGCACGATCGCCGCCGAGCTGCGCGGCAAGCTGGACCGGGCGCTGGACGTTGGCCCGGCGGCCGTGGTGACCCTGGCGTTCCTCGCCGTCGGCCGCGAGGGCCTGGAGACGGCGGTGTTCTTCTACTCCAGCGTGCAGAGCGCGGGCGACACCGTGCAGCCGATGATCGGCTTCCTGGTCGGCATCGGCGTCGCCGTCGCCCTCGCCCACCTGCTCTACCGGGGCGCGATCCGGTTCGACCTGGGCAAGTTCTTCACCTGGACGGGCGCGCTGCTGGTGTTCGTGGCGGCGGGCGTGCTCGCCTACGGCCTGCACGACCTGCAGGAGGCCGCGATCCTGCCCGGCTTGGACACCCTGGCGTTCGACCTGAGCGAGACCGTGCCGGAGGACTCCTGGTTCGGCGCGCTGCTCAAGGGGATCTTCAACTACTCGCAGCGCACCACCGTGCTGCAAGCCGTCGCGTGGACCGCGTACGTCGCGATCGTCCTGCCGCTGTTCCTGATCCGCCCGCGCGTCGCGGCGAAGAGCTGA
- a CDS encoding DUF501 domain-containing protein, with translation MTVSEEDLAAVAAQLGRAPRGIRAVAARCPSGHPAVVRTNPRLEDGTPFPTLYYLTCSRLNSYVSRLEGAGLMKEMTDRLAEDEQLAASYLRAHEAYLAERDAIEPLGTTVTAGGMPARVKCLHVHVAHSLAAGPGVNPFGDEALDRLAQWWPSGDCASKVKN, from the coding sequence ATGACGGTGAGCGAAGAGGACCTGGCGGCGGTCGCGGCGCAGTTGGGCCGAGCGCCGAGGGGCATCAGGGCGGTCGCCGCGCGGTGCCCGAGCGGGCACCCGGCGGTCGTGCGGACCAACCCCCGGTTGGAGGACGGCACGCCGTTCCCGACCCTGTACTACCTGACCTGCTCGCGGTTGAACTCCTACGTCAGCAGGCTCGAGGGCGCCGGGCTGATGAAGGAGATGACCGACCGGCTGGCCGAGGACGAGCAGCTGGCCGCGAGCTACCTCCGGGCGCACGAGGCGTACCTGGCGGAGCGGGACGCGATCGAGCCGCTCGGCACGACCGTGACCGCCGGCGGCATGCCGGCCCGCGTCAAGTGCCTGCACGTGCACGTGGCGCACTCGCTGGCGGCCGGCCCGGGCGTGAACCCGTTCGGCGACGAGGCGCTCGACCGGCTCGCGCAGTGGTGGCCGAGCGGTGACTGCGCGTCAAAGGTGAAAAACTGA
- a CDS encoding DUF6968 family protein has translation MTAYELGPVVAERRVECVAGDGTRTEVVIRFGAPHPDPLSPHDDWCCPHQVLGLGDEAVGASFGVDSLQALLLSVHRVRLELAERAARAAVDLDWLGLADLGLTVEPPTRP, from the coding sequence ATGACGGCGTACGAGTTGGGGCCCGTGGTGGCCGAACGGCGGGTGGAGTGCGTGGCCGGTGACGGCACCCGCACGGAGGTCGTGATCAGGTTCGGGGCGCCCCACCCGGACCCGCTGAGCCCGCACGACGACTGGTGCTGCCCGCACCAGGTCCTCGGCCTGGGCGACGAGGCCGTCGGCGCGTCGTTCGGCGTCGACTCCTTGCAGGCCCTGCTGCTCAGCGTGCACCGCGTGCGGCTGGAGCTGGCCGAACGCGCGGCCCGGGCGGCGGTGGACCTCGACTGGCTCGGCCTGGCGGACCTGGGCCTGACCGTCGAACCGCCCACGCGCCCCTGA
- a CDS encoding lytic transglycosylase domain-containing protein: MTPRQWGFAATATAAMLVPALLHTATPIDWFSLADPDGVEAVPPGPGDVLGTLALDAEGKLGATGQLPETDELSAALLADADDPSEFEDDLPPLEGGFLREGQHGIPGVMLDAYMRAADRLGQTTPGCRLDWPLLASIGRIESGHAHGGRVTESGTTVERIVGPVLNGAPGVAAIRDTDGGKFDGDRTWDRAVGPMQFIPSTWAGYAADGNEDGERNPNNIYDATIGAGNYLCANNVDVSDPVQRARSVFRYNQSNEYVATVLYWADVYANGVPVLPDIIGSDDDFRPSPGDDTPSDHNNASPPGNTTPPSSSTANPTTTTTPTTTWRPGVTITFTPSVPTRPSTTTTTPTCPTEPAEPTGTTTSTPTTTPTTTPSIPPGCPTPTTTTTTTTTEAPATTPVATTSAGTSPAGTSEGTSSTGSGSSYPSSSTSSMKAT, encoded by the coding sequence ATGACGCCTCGGCAATGGGGCTTCGCGGCCACCGCGACCGCCGCGATGCTCGTGCCGGCGCTGCTGCACACGGCCACCCCGATCGACTGGTTCAGCCTCGCCGACCCCGACGGCGTGGAAGCCGTGCCGCCCGGTCCGGGCGACGTGCTGGGCACGCTCGCGCTGGACGCCGAGGGCAAGCTCGGCGCCACCGGCCAACTGCCCGAGACCGACGAGCTGAGCGCGGCGCTGCTCGCCGACGCCGACGACCCGTCGGAGTTCGAGGACGACCTGCCCCCGCTGGAGGGCGGTTTCCTGCGCGAGGGCCAGCACGGCATCCCCGGCGTCATGCTCGACGCGTACATGCGCGCGGCGGACCGGCTGGGGCAGACCACGCCCGGCTGCCGGCTGGACTGGCCGCTGCTGGCCAGCATCGGCCGCATCGAGTCCGGGCACGCGCACGGCGGCCGGGTCACCGAGAGCGGCACCACGGTCGAGCGGATCGTGGGCCCGGTGCTCAACGGCGCGCCCGGCGTGGCCGCGATCCGCGACACCGACGGCGGCAAGTTCGACGGCGACCGCACCTGGGACCGGGCCGTCGGCCCGATGCAGTTCATCCCCTCCACGTGGGCCGGTTACGCGGCCGACGGCAACGAGGACGGCGAGCGGAACCCGAACAACATCTACGACGCCACCATCGGCGCGGGCAACTACCTGTGCGCGAACAACGTGGACGTCAGCGACCCGGTGCAGCGCGCGCGCTCGGTGTTCCGCTACAACCAGTCCAACGAGTACGTGGCCACGGTGCTGTACTGGGCGGACGTGTACGCCAACGGCGTGCCGGTGCTGCCGGACATCATCGGCTCGGACGACGACTTCCGCCCGAGCCCCGGCGACGACACCCCGTCGGACCACAACAACGCCTCCCCGCCCGGGAACACGACGCCGCCGTCCTCCAGCACGGCGAACCCGACGACGACCACCACGCCGACGACGACGTGGCGGCCCGGCGTGACGATCACGTTCACCCCGAGCGTGCCGACGAGGCCGTCGACGACGACCACGACGCCGACGTGCCCCACGGAGCCGGCGGAGCCGACCGGGACGACGACCAGCACGCCGACGACGACACCCACCACGACGCCGTCGATCCCGCCCGGCTGCCCCACGCCGACCACCACGACGACGACCACCACGACCGAGGCGCCCGCGACCACGCCCGTCGCGACGACCTCCGCGGGCACGTCGCCCGCGGGCACGTCGGAGGGCACGTCCTCAACCGGTTCGGGTTCGTCCTACCCGTCGTCGTCGACGTCGTCCATGAAGGCCACCTGA